Within bacterium, the genomic segment ACTGCCCTGCTTTGGCCTTTTTGCTTACTGCTTCGGCTTCTATAACAAGTAAGTGCTGTTTTGGTCCCAAATTCTTTTTTTCTAAAATTTTATACATTCTTTCACCTTTTAAAAATACATTAAAAAACCCACAACAACCTGTGGGCCACTATTGAATTATTAAATTAATGCGCCGTATTAAAACAATTCTTCTTCTTTAAAAAAATATCCCACTTCAAACTCAGCCGTTTCCGGTGAATCAGAACCATGAATAGCGTTACGTTCAATACTCTCGGCAAAATCTTTTCTAATGGTCCCGGCTTCCGCGTTTACCGGATTCGTAGCCCCTATTAATTTCCGCGCGTCTTTTACCGCATTGTCCTTTTTCACCGACAACACTAAAACCGGACCGGAAATCATAAACTCCACAAGGCTTTTAAAAAAGGGTTTCTCTTCATGGACATAATAAAAACCTTCGGCTTTTTTTCTGTCCATTTTAATAAATCTCGCGCCGCTTATTTCAAAGCCATTATTTTCGAATCTTTTGATAATTTCTCCCGTAAATTTTTTCCCGACAGCATCCGGTTTAACGATAATTAACGTGCGTTCCATAAGACGGGTTCCTTTCTTTAATTTTGAAATTCGATAATCGAAAATTGACCGAATCGAAAATCTGTATTAATCACTTCTCAACTGTCGATTTTCGATTCTCTGTCCCGATGTAACATCGGGACTGGTGGGCCCAGTAGGACTTGAACCTACGACCCGCTGATTATGAGTCAGCTGCTCTAACCAACTGAGCTATGGGCCCTTTTCACAATTAACAATTAACAATTGACAATTATCAATTTTCAATTGTCAATCAGCATAAATAT encodes:
- the ndk gene encoding nucleoside-diphosphate kinase, producing the protein MERTLIIVKPDAVGKKFTGEIIKRFENNGFEISGARFIKMDRKKAEGFYYVHEEKPFFKSLVEFMISGPVLVLSVKKDNAVKDARKLIGATNPVNAEAGTIRKDFAESIERNAIHGSDSPETAEFEVGYFFKEEELF